The following are from one region of the Desulfobulbaceae bacterium genome:
- a CDS encoding universal stress protein has protein sequence MPMERKILAAVDGTVFSFNALRYLGQLFTDLDDIAVHLLYVVPSPPPPIDEQWIDEGDRLLCLPPEVRARYNKAKRFMEEAVLQLGRRGIEAQQVSWQVQLSRTGVAADIIHEAKKGLYDALLIGRRGIGAIEEIIGGSLSNTAAKHSHVLPIWIVDGKVNARKFLLPVDTSYNSLKAADHLGFILQGNPYTEICLLHLSTLVGGNTKPDWSELETLWGKEWCDEHLRRPDSVFHGPKQMLLERGISEKKIYQHHDEYCFSAHKPIIQHSVIDQCGTIVIGCRSKTKVKGIFSGVSEKVLNLARGVAIWIVG, from the coding sequence ATGCCAATGGAACGTAAAATTCTTGCAGCAGTTGACGGCACGGTTTTCAGCTTCAACGCCTTGCGCTATCTGGGCCAATTATTCACCGATCTTGACGATATTGCGGTTCACCTTCTCTATGTGGTACCCAGCCCACCTCCACCAATTGACGAACAATGGATTGATGAAGGTGATCGACTCCTGTGTCTTCCTCCGGAGGTAAGAGCCCGCTACAACAAAGCGAAACGGTTCATGGAAGAAGCGGTCTTACAATTGGGACGCCGGGGAATCGAAGCCCAACAAGTTTCATGGCAGGTTCAACTCTCTCGAACAGGGGTGGCGGCTGACATCATCCATGAGGCGAAAAAAGGCCTCTATGATGCTCTGTTGATCGGGCGACGAGGCATTGGCGCCATTGAGGAGATAATCGGCGGCAGTCTCTCAAACACCGCAGCAAAACACAGCCATGTTTTGCCCATCTGGATTGTTGACGGCAAGGTCAATGCCCGAAAATTCCTACTTCCGGTCGACACCTCATACAACTCACTCAAAGCTGCCGACCATCTCGGTTTCATCTTGCAGGGCAACCCCTACACCGAGATCTGCCTCCTGCACCTATCTACTCTGGTCGGCGGCAACACTAAGCCAGACTGGTCCGAACTTGAGACGTTGTGGGGGAAAGAGTGGTGTGATGAACATCTGCGACGTCCAGACAGCGTCTTTCATGGACCAAAACAGATGCTGCTGGAGCGGGGGATCAGCGAAAAGAAAATTTACCAACATCACGACGAGTACTGTTTCTCCGCGCACAAACCCATCATCCAGCACTCAGTCATTGATCAATGTGGGACCATTGTCATTGGCTGTCGTTCCAAAACTAAGGTAAAAGGGATTTTCTCCGGGGTGTCAGAAAAAGTGCTCAATCTTGCTCGTGGGGTAGCAATCTGGATCGTTGGCTAG
- a CDS encoding response regulator, which produces GGDIRAESEVGRGSTFHFYIPLAQGKSCECIFDLATKKEISALKVLVVDDNESNREVISSLLAPYVAEVQLAENGDVGLAKAHSGEFNLFLLDAQMPVIDGFSLTEKLKASPTTTKTPIILLTSSGLRGEASRSKKMGIDGYLMKPISGTELLDAIRVVIRGSSIEPENRPLVTRHLLNEHNTKRRILLAEDDPINQLLARTLLEGEDFHVTVAASGDEVLKILAHETFTAILMDVQMPIMDGLQTTRAIRSQEKNTAQHIPILAITAHAMREDQNRCLEAGMDGYISKPIDKTVLFAELDRLVKSNIFVRNANGT; this is translated from the coding sequence GGGGGGCGATATCCGAGCAGAAAGCGAAGTGGGACGTGGTTCTACCTTCCACTTTTACATTCCACTGGCTCAAGGGAAATCGTGCGAGTGCATCTTCGATCTCGCCACCAAAAAAGAGATTTCGGCATTGAAAGTCTTGGTCGTTGACGATAACGAGTCGAACCGAGAAGTCATCTCATCACTGCTCGCTCCCTATGTCGCAGAAGTCCAACTTGCAGAAAACGGTGATGTGGGCTTAGCAAAAGCTCACAGCGGAGAGTTCAATCTATTCCTCCTTGATGCCCAGATGCCGGTGATTGATGGCTTTTCCTTAACCGAAAAACTGAAGGCCTCGCCAACCACTACCAAAACACCGATCATCCTCCTGACCTCGTCCGGACTCCGAGGGGAGGCTAGCCGTTCCAAGAAAATGGGAATCGATGGTTACCTGATGAAACCCATCAGTGGCACAGAGCTTCTTGACGCCATTAGAGTGGTGATCCGAGGGTCGTCTATCGAACCAGAAAACCGCCCCTTAGTAACCAGGCACCTGTTGAATGAACATAATACGAAGCGGCGAATCCTGCTGGCAGAGGACGACCCTATTAATCAACTACTAGCCAGAACCCTGCTGGAGGGCGAAGATTTTCATGTAACAGTGGCGGCTTCCGGGGATGAGGTGCTGAAAATCCTTGCCCACGAAACCTTTACCGCCATCTTGATGGACGTCCAAATGCCGATTATGGATGGCCTTCAGACAACGCGTGCCATCAGATCCCAGGAAAAAAACACCGCGCAACATATTCCGATCCTGGCAATCACCGCCCATGCCATGAGGGAAGACCAGAATAGATGCCTGGAAGCGGGCATGGACGGTTATATCAGCAAACCCATCGATAAGACGGTTTTATTTGCAGAGCTTGATCGTCTGGTCAAGAGCAACATCTTTGTGAGAAATGCCAATGGAACGTAA
- a CDS encoding endonuclease III domain-containing protein, whose amino-acid sequence MSNAQRLLEIYDRLLACFGHQDWWPGETRFEIMVGAVLTQNTAWTNVEKAITNLKDQGLLSFEAMVAMPHTALAECIRPCGYFNVKASRLHNLLTMVETRYSGDLNLLVQDELPSLRQALLSVSGIGPETADSILLYVAGKPIFVVDTYSHRLLSRHGLVPEEDVDYYAMQELFMDSLPSDPALYNEYHALIVRTGKEFCKKTNPRCSSCPLGPTLQ is encoded by the coding sequence ATGTCAAACGCTCAGCGTCTGCTCGAAATCTATGATCGCCTGCTCGCTTGTTTTGGGCACCAGGACTGGTGGCCGGGAGAGACCCGGTTTGAGATTATGGTTGGGGCGGTATTAACTCAGAATACCGCCTGGACCAATGTCGAGAAGGCGATCACTAACCTCAAAGACCAAGGTCTCCTCTCTTTCGAGGCCATGGTTGCCATGCCCCATACCGCTCTTGCCGAGTGTATCCGACCGTGTGGCTATTTTAATGTCAAAGCCAGCCGGTTACATAATCTTCTGACCATGGTTGAAACCCGCTATAGCGGTGATCTTAACCTTTTAGTCCAGGATGAGTTGCCATCCTTGCGTCAGGCCTTGCTTTCAGTCTCGGGTATTGGTCCTGAGACAGCCGACTCGATCCTGCTCTATGTTGCCGGAAAGCCTATCTTTGTGGTGGATACTTATAGTCATCGTCTCCTGTCTCGGCATGGTTTGGTCCCGGAAGAAGATGTCGATTATTACGCGATGCAGGAACTGTTTATGGATTCATTGCCCTCTGATCCTGCGTTGTACAATGAATACCATGCCTTGATTGTTCGCACCGGGAAGGAGTTTTGCAAAAAGACCAACCCCCGATGCAGCTCGTGTCCGCTCGGACCAACTCTTCAATAG